GTCGACGGGCCTCGCGGGTGTCGGTGACTTGTTCGGGGGCTGTAACGTTACGGGACGCAGCGCATAATGGGCCCACAGGGAAGTGATGCCAATCAGCGACGAGCCAGCCTCCATCGACCCCCGCGAGTCGCGAGATTCGCTCTTAATTGTCCAGATCGCGGGCATGCACAGCCATGCGTGCGAGGAGGCGGTCGTGCGAGGGCTCGAGGCCGTGACGGGCGTCCGCGAGGCGGAGGTCGACTTCCCCAGCGGGCAGGCGTCGGTGATCTACGACGCCCACCGCGTCGCCGCCCACGAGTTGATGGCGGCTGTCGAGGAGACGGGCTATCGGTGCGGCGAATACCACCTCGGCGGCAGCGTCGCCGGCGTGGACGGGAATCGGTCGAAAGCTCCCAAAAGCTAGTTCAGCAAGTTCCGTCATCCCGAGCGCAGTCGAGGGACCTCGTCTGGATCGGCTTGCAGCAGACGAACGAGGTCCTTCGACTCGCTGCGCTCGCTCAGGACGACGGATTTGCGAGCGCGAAAGTCACGGTACAGCCCTCGCGCCAGACGATGCGACGCCACGCCGTCGCTGATACAGTGCGGGCGACATGGCCACTGCCCCGCCTCATG
The nucleotide sequence above comes from Planctomycetota bacterium. Encoded proteins:
- a CDS encoding heavy metal-associated domain-containing protein is translated as MPISDEPASIDPRESRDSLLIVQIAGMHSHACEEAVVRGLEAVTGVREAEVDFPSGQASVIYDAHRVAAHELMAAVEETGYRCGEYHLGGSVAGVDGNRSKAPKS